The genomic window TTTCGCCTACTAGTAAAAATTTTAGTAAATTTTTTCGTTTCCGTCAATAAAAATTTTCTGAAAAAAGAAAAAAGCCGACCGTGTACAGGTCGACTTCTCTTAATTAAAGGTAATTTCTTTTACTTTCTCTTCATCCAATCGCTTAATGACTTCGACTAATAGTTTTACTGTTTGTTCGTAGTCATCGCGATGAAGAAGCGCCGCATGGGAGTGAATGTACCGTGTTGGGATGGAGATTGTCAATGCCGGAACGCCGCGCATTGTCATATGGATCGCACCTGCGTCTGTTCCGCCACCTGGCATCACATCAAAGCGATATGGAATGTTCATTTCTTCCGCAACATGAATGACAAATTCGCGCAATCCTTTATGTGAAACGAGCGTTGCATCGTATAAAACGATATGCGGGCCAGCGCCAAGTTTCCCCATCGCCTCTTTTTCTGACACGCCCGGCGTATCGCCCGCGATACCAACATCAACCGCAAATGCAATATCTGGTTCAATCGCAAAAGCAGATGTTCGTGCACCGCGCAAGCCGACTTCTTCTTGTACTGTGCCAACGCCGTATACAACGTTTGGATGCTCGACGTCTTTTAATTGTTTCAACACATCGATCGCAATCGCACAACCGATGCGGTTATCCCATGCTTTCGCAAGCAACATTTTTTCATTGTTCATCACTGTAAATTCAAAATATGGCACAATCGCATCGCCAGGGCGCACGCCCCAAGCAAGCGCTTCGTCACGGCTAGAAGCTCCGATGTCGATAAACATATCTTTTATTTCCACCGGTTTTCTTCGCGCTTCAGCAGGTAAAATATGTGGCGGTTTTGAGCCGATGATGCCTGTAATATCACCTTGTTTTGTGACGATTGTCACGCGTTGAGCGAGCATCACTTGTCCCCACCACCCGCCAAGCGGTTGGAAACGAATAAAACCTTTTTCATCAATTTGGGTGACCATAAAACCGACTTCATCTAAGTGACCCGCAATCATCACTTTTGGTCCGTTTTCTTTTCCTACTTTTTTGGCAATTAAGCTGCCGAGACGATCAGTCGTTACTTCATCTGCATATGGAGCGATGTACGATTTCATCACTTCACGTACTTCCCGTTCATTGCCCGGAACACCTTTTGCATCCGTTAACGCTTTCAACATCGTTAACGTTTCATCTAATTTTTTCACGTATGTCACTCCTCTCTATGTACAACATTCATTATACTAAACATTTTGACAGTTGTTAATAATTGTGACTTTGTCGCTCATGGTTCACTTCGTTTTTTGCGACATACGCTCGTTCAATTTGTTCAGCATTGAATTGAAGCGCATGACCAAGCTGTGCATACGCATACACTAATTGATCATATGCTTCTTCGTCCATCTTTTTGCGAAACATCTGAACGGCTTCAAATACGTGTAAAAACTGTTCAACAAGCGGTTTACTTTCTTGCACATGTGGCCATTGAATATGTTCATAAAGGGAAAGATCAAGCCCGAGCGATAAAATAAAATGAAGGCCGTCTACATATTCCTCTAAAATCGTTTCTTCTGCCGCTTGCGGCTTCGAACTCCAAAATTTAAAGCAACGTGTTTCGTTTGCAAGTTCTCCAATTTCAACAAGAAGAGCTAACAACTTGCGCTCCACTAAACGTTCACCGCGCAAACCACGCTCCGTTTCAATTCGCTCATCTAATTGCCGTTGCATAGAAAATAATTTTTTTATATCCATTTTTTCTCCCCCTCTTATAAAAAATGACCATCCCCTCAAGGGAGAATGGTCATTTCCTTTATTATTTGTTTAAGTTTTCTTTTGCGATGTTGGCAAGTTGTGTGAATGCTGCTGCATCGTTTACTGCTAAATCAGCAAGCATTTTGCGGTTTACTTCGATTCCTGCAAGCTTTAATCCGTGCATTAAACGGCTGTAAGAAAGACCGTTCATGCGCGCTGCAGCGTTAATGCGCGTAATCCAAAGTTTGCGGAAGTCGCGTTTGCGTTGGCGACGATCGCGATACGCATACATTAACGATTTCATTACTTGTTGATTTGCAACTTTATATAAACGATGTTTTGAACCGAAATATCCTTTTGCAAGTTTAAGAATTTTTTTACGACGTCTGCGTGTGACTGTACCGCCTTTTACACGTGGCATAACATTTCCCTCCTAAAATTATTTTACGTTATCTAACAATTGACGAATGCGTTTGAAATCGCCTTTTGATACAAGCGTTGCTTTACGAAGTTTACGCTTTTGTTTTTGTGTTTTGTTTGCAAATAAGTGGCTAGTGAATGCGTGTGAACGTTTTAATTGACCTGTTCCTGTCTTTTTGAAACGCTTCGCTGAGCCTTTGTGAGTTTTCATTTTTGGCATAAGGTGTTCCTCCCTTTTGTTATTTGTCGTTTTTCGGTGCTAGCACTAAAAACATGCTGCGGCCGTCCATTTTCGGAGCCGTCTCAACCGTACCAATATCCGCGCACGCCTCAGCAAATCGATCAAGCACGCGCTGACCAATTTCTTTATGCGTAATCGCACGTCCTTTAAAGCGAATCGTCGCTTTTACTTTATCTCCTTTTTCAAGGAACTTCCGTGCGTTGCGCAATTTTGTGTTGAAGTCATGTTCTTCGATCGTTGGGCTTAAGCGAATTTCTTTTACGTTAATTACTTTTTGCTTTTTGCGCGCTTCTTTTTCTTTCTTTTGTTGCTCGAAGCGGAATTTGCCATAGTCCATAATGCGGCATACTGGCGGTTTCGCATTTGGCGCAACCATCACTAAATCTAAATTTAAACGCGCTGCAATTTCTAACGCTTCTTGCTTCGTCTTAATCCCAAGCTGCTCGCCATTTGGATCGACTAAACGAACTTCACGTGCCCGAATGTTTTCATTAATAATAAAATCTTTGCTAATAACTAGCCACCTCCACGGTTTTTTCAAACTTGTTTGTTAAAGCAGAACGCACATAACAAAAAACGTGTGGGCATAATACACCCACACGTCTCGCTCACAACATTTCTTTGTCATGAAACCTGCTAACAGCCATGCGGCGTCGATCAGGTGAGAAGCGGGTGCTTCTGCTTGTGTTCAAACAAGTATTTACTTTTACTCTAACATATATACCATATATCAAAACACATTGTCAACTGATGTCAATTGATCACAACAAATAAAACTATAACAAACATAGAGAGAAAATGCAACTATTTATTTACGCACTTCTTTTACGATAGAGTCAACGAACGCATCAAGCGGCATCGTTTCGCTTTTTTGTTCGCCATATTTTCGCACGTTCACTGCCCGTTCATTTACTTCATTATCGCCGACAACGAGCATGTACGGAATTTTTTGCATTTGTGCTTCGCGAATTTTATAACCGATTTTTTCTTCACGCTCATCGACTTCAACACGAATGCCTGCCGCTTGTAACGCATGTTTTACTTCATACGCATAATCCATATGAACAGCTGGGGAAACAGGAATAACTTGTACTTGTACAGGCGCTAACCATGTCGGGAACGCCCCTTTATACTCCTCAATTAAAAAGGCAACGAAACGTTCCATCGTTGATACGACACCGCGATGGATGACAACCGGACGATGCGGTTTTCCGTCTTCACCGATATATGTTAAGTCAAAACGTTCCGGTAACAAGAAATCAAGTTGAACCGTAGATAACGTTTCATCTTTTCCAAGCGCTGTTCGTACTTGAACGTCTAGTTTTGGACCGTAAAACGCAGCTTCTCCTTCTGCTTCGTAATAGTCAAGTCCAAGCTCGTCCATCGCCTCTTTTAACATGCTTTGTGCTTTTTCCCACATCGCATCGTCATCATAATATTTTTCTTTATCTTGCGGATCGCGATACGACAGACGGAACGAATAGTCCGTTAAACCGAAATCTTTATATACATCTAAAATTAAATTAACGACACGCTTAAACTCGTCTTTAATTTGATCTGGGCGAACGAAAATATGCGCATCATTCAATGTCATTCCACGAACGCGTTGCAATCCTGTAAGCGCACCTGACATTTCGTAACGATGCATCGTACCGAGCTCTGCGATACGAATTGGCAACTCACGATAGCTATGAATTTTATGTTTATACACCATCATATGATGTGGGCAGTTCATCGGACGTAAGACGAGCTGTTCATTATCCATTTCCATTGGCGGAAACATTCCATCCTTATAGTGATCCCAATGACCAGACGTTTTATATAACTCGACGCTACCTAGCACTGGTGTATATACGTGTTGATAGCCAAGCGACAGCTCTTTATCGACGATATAACGCTCAATTGTTCGGCGAATAGTTGCACCTTTTGGAAGCCAAAGCGGCAATCCTTGTCCTACTTTTTGCGATGTCATAAATAAGTCGAGCTCTTTTCCGAGCTTGCGATGATCGCGCTCTTTCGCTTCTTGTAAAAGACGTAAATATTCATCTAAATCTTCTTTTTTGAAAAAGGCCGTACCGTAAATGCGTTGCAACATTTTATTTTTACTGTCACCACGCCAGTATGCACCTGCCACGCTTAACAGTTTAAACTCTTTAATTTTTCCTGTTGATGGGACGTGCACTCCGCGGCAAAGGTCGAAAAATTCGCCTTGTTCGTAAATGGAGACGATTTCTCCTTCTGGAATGTCGTGAATAAGCTCAATTTTTAAATGATCGCCAATTTCTGTATAACGACGAATCGCCTCTTCACGACTAACTTCTCGACGAACGATATCTAAGTTTTCTTTCACAATTTTTTTCATTTCTTGTTCAATTTTCGGTAAGTCTTCTGCTGTAATTGGTACATCGACATCAATATCATAGTAAAAGCCGTTTTCGATGACAGGGCCAACACCAAGCTTCACATCTTTGTACAATCGTTTAATCGCTTGTGCCATTAAATGCGCTGTGCTATGACGTAAAATGTCAAGCGCCTCCGGCATATCTTGCGTAATAATCGAAATGGCGCCATCTTCTTCAATCGGTGTTCGCAAATCGATCATGCGATCGTTTAGCTTTCCTGCAATTGCTTTTTTCTTCAATCCTGGACTAATGGACGCTGCAATGTCTTCCGTCGTCACTCCTTTCGGAAACTCCTTCACTGCTCCATCTAGAAATGTAATTTTTACTACATCCGCCAAAGCTTTTCACTCCTTTTTTTAGAAATAAAAAAAACTCGTCCCAAAAACGAGGGACGAGTTGGTTTCGTGGTTCCACCCTTCTTCCCGTCTATACGGATATAAATCGAGCGTATAAACGGCTTCATTTCGATAACGGCGCAAACCGTCAGCAATTACTAAACGGGCGATCGTCCCATTGTTCACTGCTGAAGTTTAGAGGTGGTAAGTGCATTTTTCGTGTTAGGAAGGTTTCAGCCTATGCCTTCCCTCTCTGTGAACCGTAAAAATACACCCATGTCCTCATCATCACTTTTTGCTTTATTCATTATGTATGTCATTATAAGCATATTTTTTTGGAAAATCAAGAGGTGGTCGCAGCTCCATTCGCTCTTGGAACACATTTTGAATCGTTTGAATCATTCCGACATCTGTCACATTTGTATACATATATATTTTTTCTGGCGCTATCGATACGAGCGGCGCTAATACAGACGTATCAATGTACATCGGCTGACTCACCATCAATCGACGGTCAATAAACTGCTTTAATTGCTGAGGCGACAAGTGAAAAAATTGGTCATCAAAAAATTGAAACGTTTCGTTTTCATATACTAAATGAAGAATGCTCATTTGTGGCTGGCGCGACACCACGATTTCGCGCAACAGTTGAACAAACGATTGGTATTCTTGTTCTAATTTATATTCGTCAATCGCTAATTCGACATAATGCATAAGCCGATCATAATACGGCTTTAAGCGAAAAGTCATAAGCGACTCAAACGAAAACACCCCTTCATGCAAACATTCATGTAACGATTGAGCAATAAGTTGCTCACGCGGTATATTCATCTTTTTTCCGAGACGATAATCATGCCTTTCGCCGTCAATAAACGAATACGTAAGCTGCAAAATTTGTTGTTGTTCTTCTTCATTTTCATAAAAAAACGTTCGCGAAATGATCGATAAAATCCAACGTGCTTCAAACGCTCGAATGATACATGAAGCAAAAATAGGAATGAACAATGCGCGCATATGCGCAACATCCCGTTCATGAAAAAAAACGGTAATCGTCTTGTCATCATAAAGCAACTTCCCATATGGTTGCGGTGCTTTGCTTAACTGTGCAAATAGGCGTTGTGCATCTTGTCCATTTTGAAATACGATATAAATCAACGGTGCCCCCCCTTTTCCCGAAACATGCTTGTTTTATATATATGGGGAACACCGTTTGTTTATCACAGTTCCATTCGGCGATTTTTTCCTTTCATTTCAATCGGAGTAGCTAAATAGACAATTCGTTCAATGATTCGTGCCGCTTTTACTTGTTCTTCTTCCCCTCGCTGTGAGTGAGCAAGGTGATGCGTCAAACGTTTTAAATCAAAATTTGATGTAAAACATGTCGGCAAATGTTCAAGCATACGATATTGTAAAATCGGACCGAGCACCTCATCGCGCCACCAGCTTGACATTAATTCTGCTCCTAAATCATCGAGCATAAGAACGGGTACTTGCTTTGCATATTCAATCGTATCTTGAAATGCATCCGTTTGAAGTGATGATTTTAGCGAGCGAACAAACTCTGGCACGTACACAAGAAATGATGCAATGTGCCTTTGTGCTAACTCATTTGCCATCGCCGCTAACAAATATGTTTTTCCGATGCCAAACGATCCATATAAATATAGTCCTTTCATTCGCTTGCCTATTTCATATGTCGATGCAAACGTGTTCGCAAGCTCGATCGCTTCGATTCGCCCAAGATCGTCCGTTTCTAGCTTATCAAACGAGGCTTGCAACATATCGCGCGGAATAAATAAACTACGAATAAGCGACTGTTGCTTTTTTCGTTCATCATCTTGCACTTTACGAGCACACCGCTCATACTGCACGTCAATGTTTTTCCCTTGCCAAATTAAATGAGGCGTATAACCTTTCAGTAAGTTCGGACATTGTTCTAAGCTTTGGCAACGTTCACAATGCTTACTTTGTTGCACAAACTCGTACAATTTACCGAGATGACGATTTAACATCGCATCCGTCACGTGATGGCCACGCAAAAATGTTTGAACATGAGGATCACGTAAAATGTCGCGCTTCATCGCCTCATATCGCTCTTTAAAATCGTGACGATTCATCAAATGGTGAATTGTTTCCCGAATTGGTTTCATCGTTTATCCCCTAACTTTTCGGTTTTTTCAACCGTTCTTCCAACTCGCGCCGTTTTTGTTCTAGCTC from Anoxybacillus gonensis includes these protein-coding regions:
- the rplT gene encoding 50S ribosomal protein L20: MPRVKGGTVTRRRRKKILKLAKGYFGSKHRLYKVANQQVMKSLMYAYRDRRQRKRDFRKLWITRINAAARMNGLSYSRLMHGLKLAGIEVNRKMLADLAVNDAAAFTQLANIAKENLNK
- the rpmI gene encoding 50S ribosomal protein L35; translated protein: MPKMKTHKGSAKRFKKTGTGQLKRSHAFTSHLFANKTQKQKRKLRKATLVSKGDFKRIRQLLDNVK
- a CDS encoding M42 family metallopeptidase, whose product is MKKLDETLTMLKALTDAKGVPGNEREVREVMKSYIAPYADEVTTDRLGSLIAKKVGKENGPKVMIAGHLDEVGFMVTQIDEKGFIRFQPLGGWWGQVMLAQRVTIVTKQGDITGIIGSKPPHILPAEARRKPVEIKDMFIDIGASSRDEALAWGVRPGDAIVPYFEFTVMNNEKMLLAKAWDNRIGCAIAIDVLKQLKDVEHPNVVYGVGTVQEEVGLRGARTSAFAIEPDIAFAVDVGIAGDTPGVSEKEAMGKLGAGPHIVLYDATLVSHKGLREFVIHVAEEMNIPYRFDVMPGGGTDAGAIHMTMRGVPALTISIPTRYIHSHAALLHRDDYEQTVKLLVEVIKRLDEEKVKEITFN
- a CDS encoding dUTP diphosphatase, producing the protein MDIKKLFSMQRQLDERIETERGLRGERLVERKLLALLVEIGELANETRCFKFWSSKPQAAEETILEEYVDGLHFILSLGLDLSLYEHIQWPHVQESKPLVEQFLHVFEAVQMFRKKMDEEAYDQLVYAYAQLGHALQFNAEQIERAYVAKNEVNHERQSHNY
- the thrS gene encoding threonine--tRNA ligase yields the protein MADVVKITFLDGAVKEFPKGVTTEDIAASISPGLKKKAIAGKLNDRMIDLRTPIEEDGAISIITQDMPEALDILRHSTAHLMAQAIKRLYKDVKLGVGPVIENGFYYDIDVDVPITAEDLPKIEQEMKKIVKENLDIVRREVSREEAIRRYTEIGDHLKIELIHDIPEGEIVSIYEQGEFFDLCRGVHVPSTGKIKEFKLLSVAGAYWRGDSKNKMLQRIYGTAFFKKEDLDEYLRLLQEAKERDHRKLGKELDLFMTSQKVGQGLPLWLPKGATIRRTIERYIVDKELSLGYQHVYTPVLGSVELYKTSGHWDHYKDGMFPPMEMDNEQLVLRPMNCPHHMMVYKHKIHSYRELPIRIAELGTMHRYEMSGALTGLQRVRGMTLNDAHIFVRPDQIKDEFKRVVNLILDVYKDFGLTDYSFRLSYRDPQDKEKYYDDDAMWEKAQSMLKEAMDELGLDYYEAEGEAAFYGPKLDVQVRTALGKDETLSTVQLDFLLPERFDLTYIGEDGKPHRPVVIHRGVVSTMERFVAFLIEEYKGAFPTWLAPVQVQVIPVSPAVHMDYAYEVKHALQAAGIRVEVDEREEKIGYKIREAQMQKIPYMLVVGDNEVNERAVNVRKYGEQKSETMPLDAFVDSIVKEVRK
- the infC gene encoding translation initiation factor IF-3, whose protein sequence is MKKPWRWLVISKDFIINENIRAREVRLVDPNGEQLGIKTKQEALEIAARLNLDLVMVAPNAKPPVCRIMDYGKFRFEQQKKEKEARKKQKVINVKEIRLSPTIEEHDFNTKLRNARKFLEKGDKVKATIRFKGRAITHKEIGQRVLDRFAEACADIGTVETAPKMDGRSMFLVLAPKNDK
- the dnaI gene encoding primosomal protein DnaI, whose amino-acid sequence is MKPIRETIHHLMNRHDFKERYEAMKRDILRDPHVQTFLRGHHVTDAMLNRHLGKLYEFVQQSKHCERCQSLEQCPNLLKGYTPHLIWQGKNIDVQYERCARKVQDDERKKQQSLIRSLFIPRDMLQASFDKLETDDLGRIEAIELANTFASTYEIGKRMKGLYLYGSFGIGKTYLLAAMANELAQRHIASFLVYVPEFVRSLKSSLQTDAFQDTIEYAKQVPVLMLDDLGAELMSSWWRDEVLGPILQYRMLEHLPTCFTSNFDLKRLTHHLAHSQRGEEEQVKAARIIERIVYLATPIEMKGKNRRMEL
- the ytxC gene encoding putative sporulation protein YtxC: MIYIVFQNGQDAQRLFAQLSKAPQPYGKLLYDDKTITVFFHERDVAHMRALFIPIFASCIIRAFEARWILSIISRTFFYENEEEQQQILQLTYSFIDGERHDYRLGKKMNIPREQLIAQSLHECLHEGVFSFESLMTFRLKPYYDRLMHYVELAIDEYKLEQEYQSFVQLLREIVVSRQPQMSILHLVYENETFQFFDDQFFHLSPQQLKQFIDRRLMVSQPMYIDTSVLAPLVSIAPEKIYMYTNVTDVGMIQTIQNVFQERMELRPPLDFPKKYAYNDIHNE